A window of the Loxodonta africana isolate mLoxAfr1 chromosome 3, mLoxAfr1.hap2, whole genome shotgun sequence genome harbors these coding sequences:
- the NRAS gene encoding GTPase NRas: MTEYKLVVVGAGGVGKSALTIQLIQNHFVDEYDPTIEDSYRKQVVIDGETCLLDILDTAGQEEYSAMRDQYMRTGEGFLCVFAINNSKSFADINLYREQIKRVKDSDDVPMVLVGNKCDLPTRTVDTKQAHELAKSYGIPFIETSAKTRQGVEDAFYTLVREIRQYRMKKLNSSDDGTQGCMGLPCVVM; the protein is encoded by the exons ATGACTGAGTACAAACTGGTGGTGGTTGGAGCAGGTGGTGTTGGGAAAAGTGCACTGACAATCCAGCTAATCCAGAACCATTTTGTAGATGAGTATGATCCCACCATAGAG GATTCATACCGAAAACAGGTGGTTATAGATGGTGAAACCTGTCTGTTGGACATACTGGATACAGCTGGACAAGAGGAGTACAGTGCCATGAGAGACCAGTACATGAGGACAGGCGAAGGCTTCCTCTGTGTGTTTGCCATCAATAATAGCAAATCATTTGCAGATATTAACCTCTACAG GGAGCAGATTAAACGAGTAAAAGACTCAGATGATGTACCTATGGTGCTGGTGGGAAACAAGTGTGATTTGCCAACAAGGACAGTTGACACAAAACAAGCGCATGAACTGGCTAAGAGTTATGGGATTCCGTTCATTGAAACCTCAGCCAAGACCAGACAG GGTGTTGAAGATGCCTTTTACACACTGGTAAGAGAAATACGTCAGTACCGAATGAAAAAACTCAACAGCAGCGATGATGGAACTCAAGGTTGTATGGGGCTGCCTTGTGTGGTGATGTAA